A genomic stretch from Malus domestica chromosome 15, GDT2T_hap1 includes:
- the LOC103417823 gene encoding abscisic acid 8'-hydroxylase 4-like, whose translation MATFEIFSKMLNPSREELLLFVKNYSDILIAALLSIVTVLLVPKIARGRVTSSKGSIPGGLGLPIFGETLSFLSTSNSAKGCYDFVRRRRMLYGDWFKTRLFGKIHVYVPSSEGARTIFASDFATFDKAYLKPMSDAVGVDSLLVVAQETHRRIRRLLSDPFSMSSLPTFIQKLDKILCQELKTREESGEKFSVLALSMKLTSDAMCTLLMSVTDDKILRMFEHDCALVSDAMISFPVMIPGTRYYNGMKARARVMKVFKDMIAERRSGKEYSDDFLQSMIERDTCPDNEKLTDAEIMDNLLTLIIAGQTTTSAAMMWSLKFLDENREVLDRLREEQLTIARARPEGASAKHEDIKNMPYCVKVMKETLRLANVLVWFPRVATSDCTLEGFEIKKGWRVNIDVTRIHMNPDLFPNPTQFDPSRFDEMPKPYSYIPFGSGPRSCIGTNMAKATIMIFLHRVVSGYSWTIHDWDPSLEKMSHIPRLSSGLPITLKAL comes from the exons ATGGCAACTTTTGAAATTTTCTCGAAGATGCTGAATCCATCAAGGGAAGAGCTCCTCCTCTTTGTGAAGAACTATAGTGATATTCTCATTGCTGCTCTGCTTTCTATTGTAACAGTACTTTTGGTCCCAAAAATTGCTAGGGGAAGGGTCACCAGTTCCAAAGGTAGCATCCCCGGCGGGTTGGGGTTACCCATTTTCGGCGAAACCCTTTCTTTCCTTTCAACAAGTAACAGTGCAAAAGGATGCTATGACTTTGTCAGACGCCGGCGAATGTT GTATGGAGATTGGTTTAAGACGAGGTTATTTGGCAAGATCCATGTTTATGTTCCAAGTTCAGAGGGTGCAAGAACCATTTTTGCTAGTGATTTTGCAACCTTCGACAAGGCGTATTTAAAACCAATGTCAGATGCTGTTGGAGTCGATAGCTTGCTGGTTGTGGCTCAGGAGACTCATAGAAGGATTAGGCGCCTTCTATCTGATCCTTTCTCCATGAGTTCTTTACCTACGTTCATACAGAAGCTTGATAAAATTCTGTGCCAGGAGCTAAAAACAAGAGAAGAAAGCGGGGAAAAATTTTCAGTGCTTGCCTTGAGTATGAAA CTAACGTCCGACGCAATGTGCACCTTGCTAATGAGCGTCACAGATGATAAAATACTGCGAATGTTTGAGCACGACTGCGCCTTAGTCTCAGATGCCATGATATCCTTTCCAGTCATGATTCCGGGCACTAGATATTACAATGGCATGAAG GCAAGAGCTCGTGTTATGAAAGTCTTTAAAGACATGATCGCAGAGCGGAGAAGCGGAAAGGAGTATTCAGATGACTTCCTGCAGTCGATGATAGAAAGAGATACATGCCCTGACAATGAAAAGCTGACAGACGCAGAGATTATGGACAACCTATTGACATTGATAATTGCAGGGCAGACCACCACTTCAGCTGCAATGATGTGGAGCCTTAAGTTTCTCGACGAGAACAGAGAAGTCCTGGACAGACTCAGA GAGGAACAGTTGACAATAGCCAGAGCTAGGCCAGAAGGAGCTTCAGCTAAACATGAAGATATTAAAAACATGCCCTACTGTGTCAAG GTTATGAAAGAGACATTGAGGTTGGCAAATGTTCTTGTGTGGTTTCCTCGTGTAGCTACCAGTGACTGCACTTTAGAAG GTTTTGAAATAAAGAAAGGGTGGCGGGTGAATATTGATGTGACTCGCATACACATGAATCCAGATCTGTTTCCAAACCCAACACAGTTCGACCCATCTAGATTTGAT GAAATGCCAAAGCCATATAGCTATATACCATTTGGGTCAGGACCCAGGTCATGCATAGGAACCAATATGGCCAAGGCGACAATTATGATCTTTTTACACCGTGTAGTAAGTGGATACAG CTGGACAATTCATGATTGGGATCCTAGCCTGGAAAAGATGTCACACATTCCACGGTTAAGCAGTGGTTTGCCCATTACCTTGAAGGCCTTGTAA